A stretch of Lachancea thermotolerans CBS 6340 chromosome D complete sequence DNA encodes these proteins:
- the FUN26 gene encoding nucleoside transmembrane transporter FUN26 (similar to uniprot|P31381 Saccharomyces cerevisiae YAL022C FUN26 Nucleoside transporter with broad nucleoside selectivity localized to intracellular membranes), producing MDNFREGSPSTELHRHIGEELELENATLWVKLQDLNYTTFLLIGIALLWPWNSFLSASLYFQHDVFHDKTVFAKIYISTMMSISTISSVIFNYWLSKRQHSYSRRIVRGLIWEIMVFGLLSMFVFVHKSLPDWLNFTFLMSTVLVSSLGTAMTQNGAMALANVFGPQFSQGVMVGQAVAGVLPSLVLFLVSYIGDPRDQSVGGIFAYFGSTVLVSVACIVLYRVSSIGSADKHDFLNRELDPEATVSVPFSLLFDKLRYLVLSIFTTFVVTLLFPVFAANTFVSGLPMRNAQYIPFIFTVWNLGDLYGRAISDYSFFQSPSFTPFKTFLYSIARIGLVPLFFCFNLNSSARPSSSFSAIVSDLLYILLQFAFGVTNGNVLSVSFMKVSSQLNSDKQRKAAGGFTNIFLSAGLAFGSLLSYLFTYIVLSKS from the coding sequence ATGGACAATTTCCGAGAAGGAAGTCCTTCAACTGAACTTCATCGGCACATAggcgaagagctggagctaGAGAATGCTACACTGTGGGTTAAGCTCCAGGATCTGAATTATACCACGTTCCTGTTAATTGGCATAGCGCTGCTGTGGCCATGGAATAGTTTCCTTAGCGCATCTTTGTACTTCCAGCATGATGTGTTTCATGACAAGACTGTTTTCGCAAAGATATACATCAGTACTATGATGTCCATCTCAACAATATCATCAGTGATTTTCAACTACTGGTTGTCCAAGAGGCAACACAGCTATTCGAGGAGAATTGTGCGAGGGCTCATCTGGGAAATCATGGTATTCGGATTGCTGTCCATGTTCGTTTTTGTTCACAAAAGTCTGCCGGACTGGCTAAACTTTACATTTTTAATGAGCACGGTGCTTGTCAGCTCTTTGGGTACTGCAATGACTCAGAACGGAGCAATGGCACTAGCAAACGTATTTGGACCACAGTTTAGTCAAGGTGTGATGGTGGGTCAGGCTGTCGCTGGCGTACTACCGTCCCTTGTCTTGTTCCTCGTATCATACATCGGCGACCCCCGTGACCAGAGCGTAGGTGGGATCTTCGCATATTTCGGCAGTACAGTTCTCGTTTCGGTTGCGTGCATCGTACTGTACCGTGTCAGCTCCATCGGAAGTGCTGACAAACACGATTTTTTGAATCGAGAACTCGACCCCGAGGCCACCGTATCCGTGCCATTTTCCTTGCTTTTCGATAAGCTAAGGTACCTAGTTCTTTCGATTTTCACGACTTTCGTGGTAACGCTCTTGTTCCCGGTTTTCGCTGCAAACACATTTGTCTCGGGGCTTCCGATGCGAAATGCACAATACATCCCGTTCATATTTACCGTTTGGAATCTTGGTGACCTTTATGGGCGAGCGATTTCTGACTACTCATTCTTCCAGTCTCCAAGTTTTACacctttcaaaaccttccTGTATTCGATAGCTAGAATCGGGCTTGTTccgctttttttttgcttcaATCTTAACAGCAGCGCGAGACcttcatcttctttctctgcCATTGTCTCGGATTTGTTGTACATTTTGCTCCAGTTTGCGTTTGGTGTCACCAATGGCAATGTTCTCTCCGTGAGCTTTATGAAGGTTAGCTCTCAGCTCAATTCAGACAAGCAGCGGAAGGCCGCAGGCGGCTTCACAAACATATTCTTGTCTGCAGGGCTGGCGTTTGGCAGTCTACTAAGCTACCTGTTCACCTATATAGTGCTGAGCAAATCATAG
- the CCR4 gene encoding CCR4-NOT core exoribonuclease subunit CCR4 (similar to uniprot|P31384 Saccharomyces cerevisiae YAL021C CCR4 Component of the CCR4-NOT transcriptional complex which is involved in regulation of gene expression component of the major cytoplasmic deadenylase which is involved in mRNA poly(A) tail shortening): MNNPAPMMGYSGLAGQQNAVQPAIPSVIGTPGTMHQQLHMQQPHMQNPQQAQNAQVQQPLPPGLVNGGQPIMGLTNSAGAGVANVTSNAGNPLYHPHQGDPALLNNPIWKLQLQLAAVSRQSAGRANVYARQSAMRKYLLNKNQGAAGTLNEMSASLVDHTKQLLLDMAGEPAGSLNNTSSSAASTPITPNAELSNGNPTTPSLLLQHKKLSQYNIDEDDEIEHRMVAPTDTKHDDQLWHALDLSNLQVFNLTESLFKYEFLTRLYLNGNNLTTLPKSVKALTNLRVLDVSHNKLTELPAELGLCHQLKYLYFFDNMVSSLPWEFGNLFNLQFLGLEGNPMDRQIIKILTEKSVTGLIFYLRDNAPEIPLPTERKFIDINIDGEATQECSSLQESDAHQSRETLKKSFTILSYNTLCQHYATPKMYRFTPSWALSWEYRREKLKEQILSYNTDIVCLQEVECKTYEDFWAPLLREKGYSGIFHTKTRARTMHSKDSKKVDGCCFFYKDSEFKLMFKEAVDFSSVWMKHKKFQRTEDYLNRAMNKDNVALVVKLQHIKSGEHVWAATTHLHWDPQFNDVKTFQVGVLLDYMEKVIKEQNNCNNTQELKKVPVVICGDFNSQTNSAVYELLNTGNVSKHRDIEGRDFGYMSQKNYAHNLPLKSSYDSIGELPFTNLTPTFTDVIDYIWYSSQGLRVRGLLGEIDPEYASKFIGFPNDKFPSDHIPLITRFEFTKGGGSRKA, encoded by the coding sequence ATGAACAACCCAGCTCCCATGATGGGATATTCTGGGCTGGCTGGACAGCAAAATGCAGTCCAGCCCGCAATCCCGTCTGTTATCGGCACTCCCGGAACAATGCACCAACAACTGCACATGCAACAGCCACACATGCAAAACCCCCAGCAGGCTCAGAACGCGCAGGTTCAACAGCCATTGCCTCCAGGACTGGTAAACGGGGGTCAACCTATCATGGGCCTTACGAACAGCGCTGGCGCAGGCGTGGCAAACGTCACCAGCAATGCGGGGAACCCGCTTTACCACCCGCACCAGGGAGATCCAGCTTTGCTTAACAACCCGATATGGAAGCTGCAATTGCAGCTGGCAGCAGTCTCGCGACAATCAGCGGGGCGGGCAAATGTGTATGCGAGGCAGAGCGCCATGCGTAAGTATTTGCTAAACAAAAACCAAGGCGCCGCTGGAACCTTGAACGAGATGTCTGCTTCCCTTGTAGACCATACAAAACAGCTACTGCTAGATATGGCCGGCGAGCCTGCAGGATCTCTCAACAATACCAGTTCTAGCGCAGCATCTACTCCAATCACCCCAAACGCCGAATTGAGCAATGGCAATCCGACAACTCCCTCGTTACTGCTACAACACAAGAAGTTGTCGCAGTATAACAtagatgaagacgatgaaaTTGAACATAGAATGGTAGCTCCTACAGATACAAAGCACGACGACCAGCTTTGGCATGCCTTGGACCTCTCCAACTTACAAGTGTTCAATCTCACAGAAAGCCTATTCAAGTACGAATTTCTCACGAGGCTTTACTTGAATGGTAATAATCTGACAACGTTGCCTAAGTCAGTGAAAGCATTGACAAATCTACGCGTGCTTGACGTGTCACACAACAAGCTCACAGAGCTTCCAGCAGAGCTAGGGCTGTGCCACCAGCTGAAATACCTttatttctttgacaacATGGTTTCTTCTTTGCCGTGGGAGTTTGGGAATCTTTTCAACTTACAGTTCCTCGGGCTCGAAGGCAACCCAATGGATAGACAAATCATCAAGATATTGACCGAGAAATCCGTGACTGGGCTTATTTTCTACCTTAGAGATAATGCTCCAGAGATACCTCTGCCCACGGAGCGAAAGTTCATTGACATCAATATCGACGGGGAAGCGACTCAAGAgtgttcttctcttcaagaatcTGACGCTCATCAAAGCCGTGAaacattgaagaagtcttttACTATTCTGTCTTACAATACTTTGTGCCAGCATTATGCCACCCCTAAGATGTACCGCTTTACCCCATCCTGGGCATTAAGCTGGGAATACAGACGCGAGAAACTCAAGGAACAAATACTGTCTTATAATACCGACATAGTTTGTCTGCAGGAGGTTGAGTGCAAGACATACGAAGATTTTTGGGCTCCTTTGCTTCGTGAAAAGGGTTACTCGGGCATTTTCCACACTAAAACAAGAGCACGCACAATGCACAGCAAGGATTCTAAGAAAGTTGATGGGTGCTGCTTCTTTTACAAAGACTCAGAATTCAAGCTTATGTTCAAAGAGGCTGTTGACTTTAGCAGTGTGTGGATGAAGCATAAGAAGTTCCAGAGGACAGAAGATTATCTAAATCGTGCCATGAACAAAGATAATGTGGCATTGGTAGTCAAGCTGCAGCACATCAAGAGCGGGGAACACGTCTGGGCTGCCACTACTCATCTCCACTGGGATCCGCAGTTTAACGACGTTAAGACCTTTCAGGTAGGAGTGTTGCTGGATTACATGGAGAAAGTAATCAAGGAGCAAAACAACTGCAACAACACccaagaactcaaaaagGTGCCGGTCGTTATTTGCGGCGACTTCAACTCTCAAACAAACTCTGCGGTTTATGAGCTGCTCAACACTGGGAACGTTAGCAAACACCGGGATATCGAGGGCAGGGACTTCGGATATATGTCTCAAAAGAACTACGCTCACAACTTGCCTCTGAAATCGAGTTATGACAGTATCGGGGAATTGCCTTTCACTAACTTAACGCCAACATTCACCGACGTTATTGACTACATATGGTACTCATCGCAAGGCCTGCGCGTGCGGGGTCTCTTAGGCGAAATTGACCCTGAATACGCGTCCAAGTTCATTGGTTTCCCTAACGACAAGTTTCCAAGTGATCACATTCCACTGATTACTCGATTCGAATTCACTAAGGGCGGTGGCAGTAGGAAGGCGTAA
- the ATS1 gene encoding Ats1p (weakly similar to uniprot|P31386 Saccharomyces cerevisiae YAL020C ATS1 Protein with a potential role in regulatory interactions between microtubules and the cell cycle as suggested by genetic and physical interactions with Nap1p and genetic interactions with TUB1): protein MITPQSTFKSLSKPLKVTGGGNFTAILLENGELYVAGECTLVSREKTAGWCQIEGLFRDVACGWSHIIAVTCEQEVVTAGIGVKGELGLGSKNKTNQFERVLAVQSPGAQVFACFYNTYVQDGGKLYGWGSNTKCQVLSPKSKAVSCPALVYEGKISNVCVGKNSVCFVGDGLIRAQGAIAKYLPQMRSEPVLGEKLELRSMWTSITAFDHRNFRFFGPAGQMQDAITFCKQPPAYAVSCWGTGSEHGVMCCEDRVYCWGWGEHGNCGPTNATTAASLTSGINDQSNTKSGVNMVYITSHQEEVVSCFGGCATTWICIKKTGA, encoded by the coding sequence ATGATTACACCCCAAAGCACTTTCAAGTCGCTGAGCAAGCCTCTAAAGGTGACCGGAGGAGGTAACTTTACTGCAATTTTACTGGAAAATGGCGAGCTGTATGTTGCTGGGGAGTGCACCTTGGTAAGCAGGGAAAAAACGGCCGGCTGGTGCCAGATCGAAGGGCTATTCCGCGACGTTGCTTGTGGGTGGTCGCATATCATAGCAGTCACTTGCGAACAGGAAGTTGTCACTGCAGGGATAGGCGTCAAGGGCGAACTTGGATTAGgatccaaaaacaagacgAATCAATTTGAACGTGTTTTAGCCGTCCAATCCCCGGGCGCTCAagtttttgcttgtttctACAACACCTACGTTCAAGATGGAGGAAAACTATATGGGTGGGGATCCAATACGAAGTGTCAAGTCTTGAGCCCGAAGTCGAAAGCCGTCAGCTGTCCAGCGCTTGTGTACGAGGGCAAGATCTCCAACGTTTGCGTGGGCAAGAATTCAGTATGCTTCGTTGGGGACGGTTTAATTCGCGCTCAAGGAGCCATTGCTAAGTACCTTCCTCAAATGCGCAGCGAACCAGTCCTAGGtgaaaaacttgaactAAGAAGTATGTGGACCTCAATTACTGCTTTCGACCACCGCAACTTTCGGTTCTTTGGACCCGCTGGCCAGATGCAAGATGCGATAACATTTTGCAAGCAGCCGCCCGCCTACGCCGTGAGCTGCTGGGGCACAGGAAGTGAGCATGGCGTTATGTGCTGCGAAGATCGCGTCTACTGCTGGGGCTGGGGCGAGCACGGGAACTGCGGCCCAACGAATGCCACCACCGCCGCCAGCCTCACCAGTGGTATCAACGATCAGTCGAATACCAAGAGTGGCGTGAACATGGTTTATATTACTTcacatcaagaagaagtggTGAGCTGCTTCGGCGGATGCGCCACGACCTGGATCTGCATAAAGAAAACTGGCGCTTAA